Below is a window of Thermodesulfovibrionales bacterium DNA.
CAGTTCAGCGCGATAGAGAGATTGGTCAATACGGTATCCGATGAATCGGGGAGACTGAAAGGGTCTTCCCCTGCCTACATGAAGGTGAGCCGTCTCGTCGAGTCGAATTTTCTCGATAAACCCCTTGAAGACGTGTACTATCTCCAGGATGTCTTTTCTTTTCAATCGGATCATGAATTCATCTCCTCCTTGAAGGAACTCGATATCGAGATAAATTCTCTCAGGAAGACCGGCGAGAATATCCTGACGGTCTCGAAAGAACTCGATAAGACCGCCAGGGATAATGTCGATCGTTTTATCAGGATGTCGGGCATCGCCATACTCATTTTTTTCCCTCTCTTCGGCATCATCAGCTTCGGGACCATCCTCTTTATCATCAGCAACGTCGTCAGGCGATTGCAGTTGTTGACCGATGTCGTTGAAAAGACAGGTCATGGCGATTTCGCGCCTATGCCATCTTCGGGGATACGGTGGAATACAAAGGACGAGGTCGGAACGCTCATACAGAAATTCAATACCATGGAGGAGCAGCTCGCCCAGAGGGAAAGAGAGCTCCTCCAGTCCAAGAAACTCGCTGCCATCGGTACGCTCGCCTCGGGAGTTGCCCATGAACTCAATAACCCCCTGAACAACATCTATCTTTCCGCCCAGGTCCTTCGGAAGGAGGCGGGAGGGGCCTTTTCACCCTTTCTAAACGAGACGATCAACGATATTGTAAGCCAGTCGCTGCGGGTCAAAAGGATCGTGGGCGATCTCCTTGAATACGCACGGGGGAAGGAGCTCAGGGTCTCGAGATTTGAACTTGTTGACATGATCAGGAACGTCTTCGAAAAACTCAAGGTCACAGTAAATATGTCGGACATCTCCTTCACGCTGAAGAGCACGAGGGAAGAAGTCTTCATGAAGGCCGACGAGGAGCAGATCAGGAGGGTATTCATAAATCTCTTTACCAATGCCGTCGAAGCCATGAACGGCCGGGGCAGCATATCCGTGGCTCTATCGGACGAAAACCGCCATGTCAAAATCAGGGTGTCCGACGCCGGGAGGGGCATAGGTCCCCAGGATCTGGAGAAGATCTTCGAACCCTTCTTCACGACGAAGGACAAGGGCACGGGATTGGGCCTGGCGATTGTATTTAACATCGTAAAGAGGCATAACGGAGAGATTCGCGTGGAGAGCGAAAGAGAGAAGGGTACGACATTTTCTATCGTATTGCCAAAGGGAGACTAGGGCTATGGCGCTGAGGATTCTCGTAGCGGAGGATGAAGAGATAACCCTGAAACACCTTCTTTACGCGCTCCAAAGGGAAGGGCATGAGACTGTCGGCGCAAGGGACGGCCGGGAGGCCTTAGATAGGATATCAGAGAATCATTTCGATCTTCTCATTTCCGACATAAAGATGCCCGGCATGAGCGGCATCGAGCTCCTTGAAAAAACAAAAGAGATGAACCCCGATATGGAGGCCATGATCATAACGGGATATGGGACTGTCAGTTCAGCAGTCGATGCCATGAAGAGGGGCGCCTATGATTACATAACAAAACCCTTTGACCTGGATGAACTGGTACTTAAGGTGAAGAAGATCGCTGAAAAGAAGCAGCTGAGAAAGGAGAATATCGCCTTAAGGACGTTCCTCGGCATGGACAAAAAGGTCTCCATTATCGCGAAGAGCAAGAGCATGGTGGAGATACTGAACCTCATCGAGAGCATCACGGATTCGGATTGCAATATCCTCCTCACCGGAGAGACGGGTGTCGGGAAGAGTCTCCTCGCCAAGATCGTCCATTTCACGAGCAAGAGACAGAACATGCCCTTTCTCTCCATTAATTGCGCAACCTTCACAGAGGAACTCCTTGCAAGCGAATTGTTCGGCCACGAAAGAGGGGCCTTCACAGGAGCGGTCAGGACCAAGCAGGGTCTCATCGAGATAGCCGACACCGGGACCCTCTTCATGGACGAAATTGCTGAACTCTCCCCGAATCTCCAGGCAAAACTGCTCAAGGTCATCGAAGAGGGAGAGTTCTTCAGGGTAGGAGGGACACGACCCATCAAGGTTGACGTGAGATTTATTGCCGCCACGAACCAGAACGTGAAGGCCGCCATCGCTGAAGGCAGATTCAGAGAGGACCTCTATTACCGGCTGAACGTCATGGAAATATTCATTCCGCCTTTGCGGGATCGCAGGGATGATATAGAGCCTCTCAGCGAATACTTCCTCAAGAAACATCTCGCAGACACGTCGAAAAAGATCAGCGGCTTTGAGAAAGAGTCGATGCGGGTACTAAAGGGTTACAGTTTCCCCGGAAACGTCAGGGAACTGGAAAACATTATCGAAAGGGCGGTGATCCTCGA
It encodes the following:
- a CDS encoding ATP-binding protein, with the protein product MKKKIILSFLLGACMTALLSVFLYLNFVEIRKETTFLELTDTIRSKSLQLRRHEKNYFLYAPEKATDESKAIYTYLNELVDILGGMAPPKTERTASLKNLIGEYRSQFSAIERLVNTVSDESGRLKGSSPAYMKVSRLVESNFLDKPLEDVYYLQDVFSFQSDHEFISSLKELDIEINSLRKTGENILTVSKELDKTARDNVDRFIRMSGIAILIFFPLFGIISFGTILFIISNVVRRLQLLTDVVEKTGHGDFAPMPSSGIRWNTKDEVGTLIQKFNTMEEQLAQRERELLQSKKLAAIGTLASGVAHELNNPLNNIYLSAQVLRKEAGGAFSPFLNETINDIVSQSLRVKRIVGDLLEYARGKELRVSRFELVDMIRNVFEKLKVTVNMSDISFTLKSTREEVFMKADEEQIRRVFINLFTNAVEAMNGRGSISVALSDENRHVKIRVSDAGRGIGPQDLEKIFEPFFTTKDKGTGLGLAIVFNIVKRHNGEIRVESEREKGTTFSIVLPKGD
- a CDS encoding sigma-54 dependent transcriptional regulator, with protein sequence MALRILVAEDEEITLKHLLYALQREGHETVGARDGREALDRISENHFDLLISDIKMPGMSGIELLEKTKEMNPDMEAMIITGYGTVSSAVDAMKRGAYDYITKPFDLDELVLKVKKIAEKKQLRKENIALRTFLGMDKKVSIIAKSKSMVEILNLIESITDSDCNILLTGETGVGKSLLAKIVHFTSKRQNMPFLSINCATFTEELLASELFGHERGAFTGAVRTKQGLIEIADTGTLFMDEIAELSPNLQAKLLKVIEEGEFFRVGGTRPIKVDVRFIAATNQNVKAAIAEGRFREDLYYRLNVMEIFIPPLRDRRDDIEPLSEYFLKKHLADTSKKISGFEKESMRVLKGYSFPGNVRELENIIERAVILEKGPLITPKSLPETIKMFQIETIEPDRIKTIDELNKEYAEKVLDLVGGNKSKAAEVLGISRTSLWRILKEEE